In Deltaproteobacteria bacterium, the following are encoded in one genomic region:
- a CDS encoding glutamate synthase subunit beta: MGKPTGFMEFDRELPHDRSPLERTQDWREFHEHFPDANLRQQGARCMDCGVPFCHTGTLISGMASGCPVNNLIPEWNDLVYRGLWKEALERLHKTNNFPEFTGRVCPAPCEGSCVLGMNEPAVTIKNIECAIIDKGFEEAWVHPAPPAKRTGKKVAVVGSGPAGLACAAQLNHAGHLVTVYERADRIGGLLMYGIPNMKLDKSIVQRRLDLMAAEGVRFVTNTAIGTDLPAQQLRQDCDAIVLCTGATKPRDLPIPGRELKSIHFAMEFLHANTKSLLDSGLQDGRYISAADQHVIVIGGGDTGTDCVGTSMRHKCKSLVQLEILPCPPETRQPDNPWPEWPKIYRLDYGQEEVKARFGADPRTYLTTAEKFVGDGNGRVQELHIVDVAWVKNPQGALVPQKVPGSERVLPADLVLLAMGFLGPEGQLLADLDVERDPRSNAKAEYGQYATNVAGVFAAGDCRRGQSLVVWAINEGRGAGRECDRYLMGRTDLP, from the coding sequence ATGGGCAAACCAACCGGATTCATGGAGTTCGATCGTGAACTCCCGCATGACCGCTCACCGTTAGAGCGAACACAGGACTGGCGCGAGTTTCACGAGCACTTTCCGGACGCCAACCTGCGCCAACAAGGCGCGCGCTGCATGGACTGCGGCGTCCCGTTCTGCCACACCGGGACGCTCATCAGCGGCATGGCCTCTGGCTGTCCCGTCAACAACTTGATCCCCGAGTGGAACGACTTGGTCTATCGCGGCTTATGGAAGGAAGCGCTCGAACGGCTGCATAAGACGAACAACTTCCCCGAGTTCACCGGGCGCGTGTGCCCCGCCCCCTGCGAAGGCTCGTGCGTGCTCGGCATGAACGAACCGGCGGTCACGATCAAGAACATCGAATGCGCGATCATCGATAAAGGCTTCGAGGAGGCCTGGGTGCATCCGGCTCCACCAGCAAAGCGCACCGGGAAGAAGGTCGCGGTTGTCGGGTCTGGACCTGCCGGACTCGCCTGCGCGGCACAACTGAATCACGCCGGGCATTTGGTCACGGTGTACGAACGTGCCGACCGCATCGGCGGGCTGCTCATGTACGGCATTCCCAACATGAAGTTGGACAAGTCGATCGTCCAGCGGCGCCTGGACCTCATGGCGGCGGAGGGCGTGCGCTTCGTGACTAATACCGCCATCGGCACCGATCTCCCGGCCCAACAACTGCGGCAGGACTGCGATGCTATCGTCCTGTGCACCGGGGCAACCAAACCACGCGACTTGCCTATCCCTGGCCGTGAACTCAAAAGCATTCATTTCGCCATGGAGTTCCTGCACGCGAATACCAAGAGCCTCCTAGACTCCGGCCTGCAAGACGGACGCTATATTTCCGCTGCCGATCAACACGTCATCGTCATTGGCGGTGGCGATACCGGGACGGACTGCGTCGGCACCTCCATGCGCCATAAGTGTAAAAGCCTCGTCCAACTAGAGATCTTGCCTTGCCCGCCGGAGACACGCCAACCTGACAACCCGTGGCCGGAGTGGCCGAAGATTTATCGACTTGATTATGGCCAAGAGGAAGTCAAAGCACGTTTTGGCGCTGACCCACGCACGTATTTAACGACAGCGGAAAAGTTCGTGGGAGACGGAAACGGACGGGTGCAGGAACTCCATATTGTGGATGTCGCATGGGTGAAGAACCCACAAGGCGCTCTTGTTCCCCAGAAGGTTCCGGGCTCTGAGCGAGTGTTGCCAGCCGATCTCGTGCTCCTGGCCATGGGTTTCCTCGGACCGGAAGGGCAGCTCCTCGCGGACCTCGATGTCGAACGCGACCCGCGATCCAACGCCAAAGCCGAGTATGGCCAATACGCGACCAACGTTGCCGGAGTTTTCGCCGCTGGCGATTGCCGCCGTGGCCAGAGCCTCGTAGTGTGGGCCATCAACGAAGGCCGCGGTGCCGGGCGCGAGTGCGACCGCTATTTAATGGGGAGAACGGATCTGCCATAA
- a CDS encoding nuclear transport factor 2 family protein yields MRLLLHLFFGYLMLGIGVGGTAWAEECSGSITAEEALRAEDARYTAQTANDFAAMERMFDQDLVYIHSSATADDKSAYIESMRSGGVKYQAMRRSNVKVRTYGCLAIITGNAEFDLTVKSEAVSVQLRFHSVWAKRGQGVQFVSWQSTRVPPKQ; encoded by the coding sequence ATGAGACTACTTCTACACTTGTTTTTCGGGTATCTGATGCTTGGGATCGGGGTCGGCGGCACGGCTTGGGCCGAGGAATGCTCGGGCAGCATCACCGCCGAAGAGGCGTTGCGCGCCGAGGACGCACGTTACACAGCGCAGACTGCCAATGACTTCGCGGCCATGGAGCGAATGTTCGACCAGGACCTCGTCTACATTCACTCCTCGGCGACGGCAGACGACAAGAGTGCTTATATCGAGTCGATGCGATCGGGTGGGGTCAAGTACCAGGCGATGCGGCGCAGCAACGTCAAGGTGCGCACCTACGGTTGTCTCGCCATCATCACCGGCAACGCCGAGTTCGACCTTACGGTGAAGAGCGAGGCCGTCTCTGTGCAGCTGCGGTTCCACAGCGTATGGGCCAAGCGCGGCCAGGGCGTGCAGTTCGTCTCCTGGCAGTCCACGCGCGTCCCGCCCAAGCAGTGA
- the gltB gene encoding glutamate synthase large subunit, whose amino-acid sequence MATRPQKQGLYDPQFEHDACGVGFVVNLKGEQSHTIVAQALTVLENLDHRGACGCEENTGDGAGILLQVPHAFFQEACAGLGFALPKPGHYGVGMLFLPIEREQRRQCEQILEDIVRSEGQEVIGWRKVPTDNLYLGETAKSCEPFVRQIFIRRNPAMQDDLAFERKLYVIRRRAENAIRYGGVPGGEYFYIPSLSHRTIVYKGMLTPHQMSTFYPDLSDQSVETAIAVIHSRFSTNTFPSWERAHPYRYLIHNGEINTLRGNENWMHARQARLASELFGDDLPKVFPIIQPDGSDSTKFDNCLEFLALSGRSLPHAMMMMIPEPWENHESMDEKKRAFYEYHNCLMEPWDGPASIGFTDGTVVGAVLDRNGLRPSRYYVTKDDLVIMASEVGVLDIPPERILEKRRLQPGRMFLVDTEEGRIISDEEIKEQMATARPYRAWLDMHQVRFDSLKESPDVEPPYDHQATLQRLQAFGYSFEDVRVNLGPMAQNGIQPVGSMGTDTPLAVLSDKPQSLYNYFKQLFAQVTNPPIDPIREELITATTLTLGSEGNLVEPLPESCRQLRIAAPILKNSEMEKLRRTNAPGVQVTTLPTLFNSAGGKAALEQAMDALCQAADRAIQEGATILILSDKGVERTHAPIPALLASAGLHHHLIRTGTRTRVGLVLESGEPREVHHFCLLLGYGVQAINPYLAFECLNDMIHEGMLPNLTYAAAVKGYIKAAIKGVVKVMAKMGISTIKSYCGAQIFEALGLNRELIDKYFTWTPSRIGGIGLEQIAQEAQQQHAKAFPEIPLNGHTLEVYGQYQYRKDGELHLFNPRTIHLLQKACRTNAYSVFKEYAQLIDDQSERMATLRGLMELKLDGQPIPIDEVESVDEIVKRFKTGAMSYGSIGKEAHETLAIAMNRLGGKSNTGEGGEDPSRYTLDKNGDSRNSAIKQVASGRFGVTSHYLTQARELQIKMAQGAKPGEGGELPGRKVYPWIAKVRLSTPGVGLISPPPHHDIYSIEDLAQLIHDLKNANQHARISVKLVSEIGVGTIAAGVAKGHADVVLISGHDGGTGASPQTSIKHAGLPWELGLAETHQTLVLNNLRSRIAVETDGQLKTGRDAVIATLLGAEEFGFATTALVATGCILMRVCHLDTCPVGVATQNPELRKKFQGDPEHVVNFMRFVAQDMREYMAQLGFRTISEMVGRSDRIAMRRAVEHWKAKGLDLSAILYQPDVGPDVGRSCQIPQNHGLENALDEQTLLDIAAPALERREKVAATLPIHNTNRVVGTILGSEVTRKYGPEGLPEDTIHFHFQGSAGQSFAAFTPKGMTLELEGDANDYFGKGLSGGKVVLYPPEGSTFAPEENIIVGNVAFYGATSGEAYIRGMAGERFCVRNSGAKAVVEGVGDHGCEYMTGGKVVVIGATGRNFAAGMSGGVAYVLDEDGGFKNRCNLETVTLDHLDEGDIQEVEELLKRHAVYTHSDRAWQVLALWEEMAPKFAKVMPKDYKRMLEAIRHAEEAGHVGEEAVMAAFEANKNDAARVSGN is encoded by the coding sequence ATGGCAACACGACCGCAAAAACAAGGGCTATACGATCCGCAATTCGAGCATGACGCCTGCGGTGTAGGGTTCGTGGTCAACCTCAAGGGCGAGCAGTCGCACACCATCGTCGCGCAAGCCCTGACGGTGCTGGAGAATCTCGATCATCGTGGCGCCTGCGGGTGCGAAGAAAACACCGGCGATGGCGCGGGCATTCTCCTACAAGTCCCGCACGCCTTCTTCCAAGAAGCCTGCGCGGGTCTCGGTTTCGCTCTGCCAAAACCCGGCCATTACGGGGTCGGCATGCTGTTCTTACCGATCGAGCGCGAGCAACGCCGCCAGTGCGAGCAAATACTCGAAGACATCGTGCGCAGCGAAGGACAAGAGGTCATCGGCTGGCGCAAGGTGCCGACCGACAATCTGTACCTGGGAGAGACGGCGAAATCTTGCGAGCCGTTCGTGCGCCAGATCTTCATTCGCCGCAACCCCGCTATGCAAGACGACTTGGCCTTCGAGCGTAAACTCTACGTCATCCGTCGGCGCGCGGAAAACGCCATCCGCTATGGCGGCGTCCCGGGTGGGGAATACTTCTATATCCCCAGTCTGTCGCATCGCACCATTGTCTACAAAGGGATGCTGACTCCCCATCAGATGAGCACGTTCTACCCCGACCTGTCCGACCAGTCGGTGGAAACGGCCATCGCGGTCATTCACTCGCGTTTCAGTACCAATACGTTCCCCAGTTGGGAGCGCGCCCATCCCTACCGCTACCTCATCCACAACGGCGAGATCAACACGCTACGTGGCAACGAGAATTGGATGCATGCGCGCCAAGCTCGGTTGGCCTCGGAACTGTTCGGCGACGATCTCCCGAAAGTGTTTCCCATCATCCAACCCGACGGCAGCGACTCCACCAAGTTCGACAACTGCTTGGAGTTTCTCGCCCTCAGCGGACGTTCGTTGCCGCACGCCATGATGATGATGATCCCCGAACCGTGGGAAAATCACGAAAGCATGGACGAGAAGAAACGGGCCTTCTACGAGTACCACAACTGCCTGATGGAACCGTGGGATGGCCCCGCCTCCATCGGTTTCACCGACGGTACGGTCGTCGGTGCTGTCCTCGACCGCAATGGCCTGCGCCCCTCCCGCTACTACGTCACCAAAGACGATCTGGTCATCATGGCCTCGGAGGTCGGCGTGTTGGACATCCCACCGGAGCGCATCTTGGAAAAGCGTCGCCTCCAGCCGGGCCGCATGTTCCTGGTGGATACGGAAGAAGGCCGCATTATCAGCGACGAAGAAATCAAAGAACAGATGGCGACGGCGCGGCCATACCGCGCCTGGCTGGATATGCATCAGGTGCGTTTCGATAGCTTGAAAGAGTCTCCAGACGTCGAGCCGCCCTATGACCATCAAGCTACGTTGCAGCGTTTGCAGGCGTTCGGCTACAGCTTTGAAGACGTGCGAGTGAACTTGGGGCCGATGGCACAGAACGGCATTCAGCCGGTAGGGTCGATGGGCACCGACACGCCGCTGGCCGTGCTCTCCGACAAACCGCAGTCGCTCTACAACTACTTCAAGCAGTTGTTCGCCCAGGTCACGAATCCTCCTATCGATCCGATCCGCGAGGAGCTGATCACCGCTACAACCCTGACGTTAGGCTCGGAAGGGAACCTGGTTGAGCCACTCCCGGAAAGTTGCCGGCAGCTGCGCATTGCTGCGCCGATCCTCAAGAACTCCGAGATGGAAAAATTGCGCCGCACGAACGCACCCGGCGTGCAAGTAACGACCTTGCCCACGCTCTTTAACTCCGCCGGCGGCAAGGCCGCGCTCGAACAGGCAATGGACGCACTGTGCCAAGCCGCAGATCGAGCGATCCAAGAAGGCGCAACGATCTTGATTCTGTCCGACAAAGGCGTGGAGCGGACGCACGCGCCAATTCCAGCGCTGCTGGCCTCCGCCGGGCTGCATCATCACCTGATTCGCACCGGCACGCGCACCCGCGTCGGTCTGGTGCTGGAATCCGGCGAGCCGCGCGAAGTGCATCACTTCTGCCTCTTGCTAGGGTATGGCGTGCAGGCCATCAACCCCTATCTCGCCTTCGAGTGCCTCAACGACATGATCCACGAAGGGATGCTGCCCAACCTCACCTATGCCGCAGCCGTCAAAGGCTACATCAAAGCCGCGATCAAAGGCGTGGTCAAAGTAATGGCCAAAATGGGCATCTCCACCATCAAGTCCTACTGCGGCGCACAAATCTTCGAAGCGCTGGGTTTGAATCGGGAGCTGATCGACAAGTATTTTACTTGGACGCCATCGCGGATCGGCGGCATCGGGCTGGAGCAGATCGCACAGGAAGCACAGCAACAACACGCCAAAGCCTTTCCAGAGATTCCTCTGAATGGCCACACCCTCGAAGTGTACGGCCAATATCAGTACCGCAAGGATGGCGAGTTGCATCTCTTCAACCCTCGGACGATTCACCTCCTTCAGAAGGCGTGCCGGACCAACGCGTATTCAGTCTTTAAGGAATACGCGCAACTCATCGACGATCAGTCCGAACGCATGGCGACGCTGCGCGGACTCATGGAGCTGAAACTGGACGGCCAGCCGATCCCCATCGACGAGGTTGAATCGGTGGACGAGATCGTCAAACGGTTCAAGACCGGCGCGATGTCGTACGGCTCGATCGGCAAGGAAGCGCACGAGACCTTAGCAATCGCCATGAATCGGCTCGGCGGCAAGAGCAACACCGGCGAAGGCGGAGAGGACCCAAGTCGGTACACCCTCGACAAAAACGGCGATTCCCGTAACAGCGCCATCAAACAAGTCGCCTCCGGTCGGTTTGGCGTCACCAGCCATTATCTGACCCAAGCCCGAGAACTTCAGATCAAAATGGCGCAGGGCGCGAAGCCCGGCGAAGGCGGAGAGCTGCCTGGGCGCAAAGTCTATCCGTGGATCGCCAAGGTGCGGCTCTCCACTCCCGGTGTCGGTCTCATCTCGCCGCCGCCGCATCACGACATCTACTCGATCGAGGACTTGGCGCAGCTGATCCACGACTTAAAGAACGCCAACCAGCATGCCCGCATCAGTGTCAAACTGGTCTCCGAAATCGGCGTGGGCACCATCGCCGCCGGCGTGGCCAAAGGACACGCGGATGTCGTACTCATCAGCGGTCACGATGGCGGCACCGGAGCCTCGCCGCAAACCAGCATCAAACACGCCGGCTTGCCGTGGGAGTTGGGTTTGGCGGAAACCCATCAGACGCTGGTCTTAAATAACTTGCGCAGCCGCATCGCCGTGGAAACCGACGGTCAGCTCAAAACCGGACGTGACGCGGTGATTGCCACGTTGCTAGGAGCCGAGGAGTTTGGCTTTGCCACCACGGCCTTGGTCGCCACCGGGTGCATCCTGATGCGCGTCTGTCATCTCGACACTTGCCCGGTCGGCGTCGCCACCCAGAACCCTGAGCTGCGCAAGAAATTTCAGGGCGATCCCGAACACGTGGTCAACTTCATGCGTTTCGTCGCTCAGGACATGCGCGAGTACATGGCGCAACTGGGGTTTCGCACCATCAGCGAGATGGTGGGTCGCTCGGACAGAATCGCCATGCGGCGCGCCGTCGAACACTGGAAAGCCAAGGGCTTGGACTTGTCGGCGATCCTGTATCAACCTGATGTCGGCCCGGACGTTGGACGCTCCTGCCAGATTCCGCAAAACCACGGCCTGGAAAATGCACTCGACGAGCAAACCTTGCTCGACATCGCCGCGCCAGCGCTGGAGCGTCGTGAAAAAGTCGCAGCGACGCTGCCTATCCACAACACCAACCGGGTCGTGGGCACTATACTCGGTAGCGAAGTCACACGGAAATATGGACCCGAGGGTCTGCCGGAAGACACCATCCATTTCCATTTCCAAGGCTCGGCCGGCCAGAGCTTCGCGGCGTTTACCCCGAAAGGGATGACGCTCGAACTCGAAGGCGACGCCAACGACTACTTCGGCAAAGGGCTGTCGGGCGGCAAGGTTGTGCTGTATCCGCCCGAGGGTTCGACCTTCGCGCCGGAAGAGAACATCATCGTCGGCAACGTGGCCTTTTATGGCGCCACCAGCGGCGAAGCCTATATTCGTGGCATGGCGGGCGAACGCTTTTGCGTCCGCAACAGCGGCGCGAAAGCCGTGGTAGAAGGCGTCGGCGACCACGGGTGCGAATACATGACCGGCGGGAAAGTGGTCGTCATCGGTGCCACCGGACGCAATTTCGCGGCGGGCATGTCGGGCGGCGTCGCCTATGTACTGGACGAAGATGGCGGCTTCAAGAACCGTTGCAATCTGGAAACCGTCACGCTCGATCATTTGGATGAAGGCGACATCCAAGAAGTCGAGGAACTGCTCAAACGCCACGCCGTGTACACGCATAGCGATCGAGCATGGCAAGTGTTGGCGTTATGGGAAGAGATGGCCCCCAAATTCGCTAAGGTCATGCCCAAAGACTACAAACGCATGTTGGAAGCGATCCGACACGCGGAAGAAGCAGGGCATGTCGGCGAAGAAGCGGTCATGGCCGCGTTCGAGGCCAATAAAAACGACGCCGCGCGGGTGAGCGGGAACTAG
- the grxC gene encoding glutaredoxin 3, whose translation MKSVIVYTTNYCGFCVAAKNLLKTKTIPFEEIDVSNDPAARQDIVRRSGRRTVPQIFIGDEPIGGFTELKALADTGVLAEKLAD comes from the coding sequence ATGAAATCGGTAATTGTGTACACCACCAACTACTGTGGTTTTTGTGTAGCAGCGAAGAACTTGCTGAAAACCAAAACCATCCCATTCGAGGAAATCGATGTTTCTAACGATCCGGCGGCGCGTCAGGACATCGTGCGCCGGAGTGGGCGCCGCACCGTCCCGCAAATCTTCATCGGAGACGAACCGATCGGCGGGTTCACCGAGCTGAAAGCACTCGCCGACACAGGCGTACTCGCCGAGAAACTGGCAGACTGA
- a CDS encoding DUF2283 domain-containing protein gives MGKKLRMSYDKEGDVLDVSLGDPTSAIAEEVEDDFFVCRHPVSGEIVGFSILNFERWFKEAQEYKTLPLEGEFFAEAVVEKS, from the coding sequence ATGGGAAAGAAGCTAAGGATGTCCTATGACAAGGAAGGAGATGTCCTGGATGTGTCTTTAGGAGACCCAACTTCAGCGATAGCCGAAGAGGTCGAGGACGATTTCTTTGTTTGCCGCCATCCGGTTTCGGGCGAGATTGTGGGCTTCTCTATTTTGAATTTTGAAAGATGGTTCAAAGAAGCTCAGGAGTACAAAACTCTTCCCCTGGAAGGAGAATTTTTTGCGGAAGCTGTTGTTGAGAAAAGCTAA
- a CDS encoding argininosuccinate synthase — protein MADVNKVVLAYSGGLDTSVILRWLIDTYQCEVIAFCADLGQGEELAPVEEKAKKVGASKIFIEDLREEFVRDFVFPMLRANAFYEGGYLLGTSIARPLIAKRQIEIARQEGADAVSHGATGKGNDQVRFELTYYALQPNIRIIAPWRTWDMQSRSDLIAYSERHGIPIPVTKEKPYSTDRNLLHISYEGGILEDPWLEPYSDMFTLSVSPENAPDKAEYLEIDYEIGNPVAVNGEKLSPAALLAKVNELGGKHGVGRVDLVENRYVGMKSRGVYETPGGTILHAAHRAVESLTLDREVAHLRDSLIARYAEMVYYGYWFAPEREMLQTAIDESQKNVTGTARLKLYKGNVTIAGRKSEKTLYNPQVATFEAGGDYRQADAEGFIRLNALRLRLRASTQK, from the coding sequence GTGGCAGATGTGAACAAAGTGGTGCTCGCCTACAGCGGCGGGCTGGATACCTCGGTTATTCTCCGTTGGCTTATCGATACCTATCAATGCGAGGTGATCGCCTTTTGCGCCGATCTCGGTCAGGGTGAAGAACTGGCCCCGGTGGAGGAGAAGGCGAAGAAAGTCGGCGCCAGCAAGATCTTCATCGAAGACCTGCGCGAAGAGTTCGTGCGGGATTTTGTCTTCCCCATGTTGCGTGCGAATGCCTTCTATGAAGGCGGCTATCTGCTTGGGACCTCGATTGCCCGCCCGCTAATTGCCAAGCGGCAGATTGAAATCGCCCGGCAAGAAGGAGCAGATGCGGTCTCGCATGGCGCGACCGGGAAGGGCAACGACCAGGTGCGCTTCGAGCTGACGTATTACGCGCTCCAGCCGAACATTCGCATTATCGCTCCTTGGCGCACGTGGGATATGCAGTCACGCTCCGATTTGATCGCCTACTCCGAACGTCATGGCATTCCCATCCCGGTGACCAAAGAAAAACCCTACAGTACCGACCGCAACTTGCTCCATATCAGCTACGAAGGCGGCATTCTCGAAGACCCGTGGTTGGAACCCTACAGCGACATGTTCACCCTGTCGGTTTCTCCAGAGAACGCGCCAGACAAAGCCGAGTACCTTGAGATTGATTATGAGATTGGGAATCCGGTGGCGGTGAATGGAGAAAAGCTTTCTCCTGCCGCGCTGTTGGCCAAGGTGAACGAACTCGGCGGCAAACATGGGGTAGGGCGTGTGGATCTGGTCGAAAATCGCTATGTCGGCATGAAGTCACGCGGCGTGTACGAGACCCCAGGCGGCACGATTCTGCACGCTGCCCATCGCGCGGTGGAGTCGCTGACTCTGGACCGAGAAGTCGCGCATCTACGCGATTCGCTGATCGCGCGCTACGCCGAGATGGTGTACTACGGCTACTGGTTCGCGCCTGAGCGCGAGATGCTCCAGACTGCCATCGATGAATCCCAGAAAAACGTGACCGGCACCGCACGCCTGAAACTCTATAAAGGCAATGTGACGATTGCCGGGCGCAAATCCGAAAAGACGCTCTACAACCCGCAAGTGGCAACCTTCGAGGCCGGTGGAGACTACCGCCAAGCCGATGCCGAAGGGTTTATTCGGCTGAATGCGTTGCGGCTACGCTTGCGAGCGTCGACGCAAAAGTAG
- a CDS encoding c-type cytochrome, whose amino-acid sequence MRQHRQFWVGFFWSLLSLGCVVALPDRTRGDTLHHSSRVLNSPEEQFKYGSVGAEKAEGIPYWIWRVLPSVCAAHLPGGYESLGVFREDGEDLPVGFSVQTVPISTDQICLSWLPSVDLPFGSVSAVGINCALCHTATYRTKAEEKPRLVLGGPAHQFNAQGYLKFLFECASGDAFTHDRIVAAIEKEAKVKMSMTEKILYRVLVPLTQCKIRQQKEQFGFMEKQVAWGPGRLDAVDAIKSKLLGIDPQGTVGITDMPAVWQLNPVHAHHWDGNNGDLEATIREEALATGATKRGLPKLDPALTALREFLQQLPPPSYPKEFPPVNEQLKAQGAVIFNAHCARCHGGTDGRATDVGKVLKLTEVNTDSHRLDSWTADASEETHKLTGEKASRKTDGYINVALNGIWLRAPYLHNGSVPTLHDLLSPAHARPPTFHRGYDVYDPEQLGFVHKGPEAEKVGVLYDTTQPGNSNQGHDGPGFGTDLSEEDKTALLEYLKTL is encoded by the coding sequence ATGCGACAACACCGGCAGTTCTGGGTTGGATTTTTCTGGAGTCTTCTCTCATTGGGATGCGTCGTTGCCCTTCCGGATCGCACGAGGGGCGATACGCTCCATCATTCCTCTCGCGTGCTTAACTCGCCGGAAGAGCAGTTCAAGTATGGCTCGGTGGGCGCGGAAAAAGCAGAGGGTATCCCCTATTGGATTTGGCGGGTGCTGCCCAGCGTCTGCGCGGCGCATCTCCCGGGCGGGTACGAGTCCCTGGGCGTTTTTCGGGAAGACGGGGAAGATCTCCCGGTTGGGTTTTCCGTACAAACCGTTCCCATCTCTACCGATCAAATTTGTCTTTCGTGGCTGCCGAGCGTGGACCTTCCCTTTGGGAGTGTCAGCGCCGTCGGGATCAACTGCGCCTTGTGTCATACTGCGACCTATCGAACCAAGGCGGAGGAAAAGCCGCGCCTAGTGCTCGGCGGCCCGGCGCATCAGTTCAACGCGCAGGGTTATCTCAAATTCCTCTTCGAGTGTGCCAGCGGCGATGCCTTTACCCACGATAGGATCGTTGCCGCTATCGAGAAAGAGGCCAAAGTAAAAATGTCGATGACAGAAAAAATTCTGTATCGCGTCCTCGTCCCTCTCACGCAGTGCAAGATCCGGCAGCAGAAAGAGCAGTTCGGTTTCATGGAAAAGCAAGTAGCCTGGGGGCCGGGGCGGCTCGACGCGGTGGACGCGATCAAGAGCAAGCTCTTGGGGATCGATCCGCAAGGAACGGTCGGCATCACCGACATGCCGGCGGTGTGGCAGCTCAATCCTGTCCATGCCCACCATTGGGATGGGAACAATGGGGATCTTGAGGCGACCATCCGGGAAGAAGCGTTAGCCACCGGAGCGACCAAAAGGGGCCTGCCAAAACTCGATCCGGCGCTGACCGCGTTGCGAGAGTTTTTGCAGCAGCTCCCGCCTCCATCGTATCCCAAGGAATTTCCACCAGTAAACGAACAACTGAAAGCCCAGGGAGCAGTCATTTTCAATGCCCACTGTGCGAGGTGCCATGGTGGAACAGACGGTCGTGCTACCGATGTGGGAAAGGTGCTGAAGCTTACGGAAGTCAATACCGATTCGCATCGGCTCGACTCCTGGACGGCGGATGCGAGCGAGGAGACGCACAAGCTGACCGGAGAGAAGGCATCCCGGAAGACCGACGGCTATATCAACGTAGCGCTGAACGGCATTTGGCTCAGGGCACCGTATCTGCATAACGGTTCCGTGCCGACCTTGCACGATCTGCTCTCCCCCGCGCACGCACGTCCGCCAACCTTTCATCGTGGCTACGATGTGTACGATCCGGAGCAGCTCGGGTTTGTCCACAAAGGGCCAGAGGCTGAAAAAGTGGGGGTGCTCTACGACACCACGCAACCGGGCAACAGCAACCAGGGGCACGATGGTCCGGGGTTCGGGACCGATTTGAGCGAGGAGGACAAAACCGCGCTCCTCGAATACCTGAAGACGTTGTAG
- a CDS encoding Lrp/AsnC family transcriptional regulator, with translation MAIELDSTDRHILAVLQEDCTLSLAKIGERVKLSAPSVTERIKKLEESGVIRGYTAVLDARKLGKDITAFIGVFVEHPTLIAAFEKEVSQVEDVQECHHVTGEYTMLLKIKTENTSTLETLLGKFRSIPGVTRTETSVVLRTATEGLWLDLQEKRDEVAEPEKGQQGQEEAHGPKTRRGG, from the coding sequence ATGGCGATTGAACTCGACAGTACGGACCGACACATCCTGGCCGTATTGCAAGAGGACTGCACCCTTTCGCTGGCGAAAATCGGCGAGCGGGTCAAGCTCTCGGCCCCGTCGGTCACGGAGCGCATCAAGAAGCTGGAAGAGAGCGGCGTGATTCGTGGCTACACCGCAGTCTTGGACGCGCGCAAGCTGGGAAAGGACATCACTGCCTTCATTGGCGTGTTCGTCGAGCATCCCACGCTTATCGCTGCATTCGAGAAGGAGGTCAGCCAAGTCGAGGACGTGCAAGAATGCCATCACGTGACCGGGGAATATACGATGCTGTTGAAGATCAAAACGGAGAACACGTCCACGCTGGAGACACTGCTCGGGAAGTTCCGCTCGATTCCCGGTGTGACACGCACGGAGACTTCGGTGGTGCTGCGCACTGCGACTGAAGGCCTGTGGCTGGACTTGCAAGAAAAACGCGACGAGGTGGCAGAGCCCGAGAAAGGGCAGCAAGGGCAGGAGGAGGCGCACGGACCCAAAACGAGACGAGGAGGATGA